One genomic region from Penaeus monodon isolate SGIC_2016 chromosome 24, NSTDA_Pmon_1, whole genome shotgun sequence encodes:
- the LOC119588519 gene encoding uncharacterized protein LOC119588519 yields MYGSTHITVLKKWDTSDAKTSIYVTYECNADPVTPHVCVFVAPKSFVIKKGIHVPHKTFSEVVLVQEITRENEGDSRGNANALGTNTDQSEIYREETRNTSEASQLIPSKQPLQRLPGDNVVVLSHCDNEAMRDRDAQGPETVQETVLESGADVVNRQTLSPIHTQLGIQETTFSPSLSIMNSCTLRSTNGNSDPSPISTYSQGVYRKDRQEGNSPEHVVGFNWGDEEHMVPGHFLSLLS; encoded by the coding sequence ATGTATGGGAGCACACACATTACAGTGTTGAAGAAATGGGATACTTCTGATGCGAAAACCTCAATATATGTCACCTATGAATGTAATGCAGACCCAGTCACTccccatgtgtgtgtttttgtagccCCAAAGTCATTTGTAATTAAGAAAGGTATCCATGTCCCCCATAAAACATTCTCAGAGGTAGTGTTAGTACAAGAAATTACAAGGGAAAATGAGGGTGATTCTAGAGGAAATGCTAATGCTTTAGGCACAAATACTGATCAgtcagagatatatagagaggaaacaagaaataCCTCTGAAGCTAGTCAACTAATCCCAAGCAAACAACCATTGCAAAGATTACCTGGAGACAATGTGGTGGTCCTCAGTCATTGTGACAATGAAGCTATGAGGGACAGGGATGCACAAGGCCCTGAAACAGTGCAGGAAACAGTCCTTGAGAGTGGTGCAGATGTAGTCAACAGACAAACATTgtctcccatacacacacagttgGGGATCCAGGAGACAACTTTTTCTCCGTCGTTAAGTATTATGAATTCTTGTACCTTGAGAAGCACAAATGGTAACTCGGATCCATCGCCCATTAGCACGTATTCACAGGGAGTTTACAGAAAAGACAGGCAGGAAGGAAACAGCCCAGAGCATGTTGTAGGATTTAACTGGGGTGATGAGGAGCATATGGTGCCAGGTCATTTTTTGTCCTTACTGAGCTGA